The following are encoded together in the Thermococcus sibiricus MM 739 genome:
- a CDS encoding 50S ribosomal protein L18e, protein MKRTGPTDINLRRLIRYLRKKSNEENVKVWKDIAWRLERPRRQKAEVNISKINRHTKEGDIIVVPGSVLGAGDLDHKVIVAAWKFSEKAKEKIIQAGGEAITIEDLIERNPRGSGVIIME, encoded by the coding sequence ATGAAGAGGACTGGTCCAACTGATATTAATTTGAGAAGACTCATTCGCTATCTAAGGAAGAAGTCAAATGAAGAGAATGTCAAAGTATGGAAGGATATAGCATGGCGCTTAGAAAGGCCAAGAAGGCAAAAAGCCGAAGTAAATATAAGCAAGATAAATAGACACACAAAAGAAGGAGATATTATTGTAGTTCCCGGTAGTGTCTTGGGTGCAGGGGACTTGGATCACAAAGTCATTGTAGCTGCATGGAAATTCAGCGAGAAGGCAAAGGAGAAGATAATTCAAGCTGGTGGAGAGGCAATAACAATTGAAGACCTCATTGAGAGAAACCCGAGGGGTAGTGGAGTAATCATAATGGAGTGA
- the rplM gene encoding 50S ribosomal protein L13: MRIINAEGLILGRLASKVAKMLLEGEDVVIINAEKAIITGNREFIFEKYKQRTELRTRTNPRKGPFYPKRSDEIVRRTIRGMLPWKTDRGRKAFKRLKVYAGVPKEFEEKEIETIIEAHMSRVKTPKYVTVGEVAKFLGGKF; this comes from the coding sequence ATGAGGATTATTAATGCTGAAGGATTAATCCTTGGAAGGCTTGCCTCAAAAGTTGCAAAAATGCTTCTTGAAGGAGAAGATGTTGTTATTATTAATGCAGAGAAGGCAATAATCACAGGAAATAGGGAGTTCATATTCGAGAAGTACAAGCAGAGGACAGAACTTAGGACAAGGACAAACCCAAGAAAGGGTCCATTTTACCCAAAGAGAAGCGATGAGATAGTTAGAAGGACTATTAGAGGAATGCTCCCTTGGAAGACAGACAGGGGAAGAAAAGCCTTCAAACGACTCAAAGTTTATGCTGGAGTTCCAAAAGAGTTTGAAGAGAAAGAGATTGAGACTATAATTGAGGCTCATATGTCAAGGGTTAAAACCCCCAAGTATGTAACGGTTGGAGAGGTTGCTAAATTCCTTGGTGGAAAGTTCTGA
- a CDS encoding 30S ribosomal protein S9, with protein MRIIQTAGKRKSAVARATIKEGNGRVRVNYKPVEILEPEIARFTIMEPLVIAGEEILGKVDVDVKVEGGGFMGQAEAARIAIARALVEWTGDMNLKEKFMKYDRTMLVGDSRRTEPHKPNRSTKGPRAKRQKSYR; from the coding sequence ATGAGGATAATCCAAACCGCAGGAAAGAGGAAAAGTGCAGTTGCGAGAGCTACCATAAAAGAAGGAAATGGTAGAGTGAGGGTTAATTACAAGCCTGTTGAAATACTTGAGCCAGAAATAGCCAGATTTACAATAATGGAGCCATTAGTTATTGCTGGAGAGGAGATACTAGGTAAAGTAGATGTTGATGTTAAAGTTGAAGGCGGAGGATTTATGGGGCAGGCTGAAGCGGCTAGAATTGCAATAGCAAGGGCGTTGGTTGAATGGACAGGAGACATGAACCTTAAAGAAAAGTTTATGAAGTATGATAGAACTATGCTCGTGGGTGACTCAAGAAGAACAGAACCACACAAACCCAACCGCTCTACAAAGGGTCCAAGAGCAAAGAGACAGAAGAGTTACCGTTGA
- a CDS encoding DNA-directed RNA polymerase subunit N, translating into MIVPVRCFTCGKVIGDKYYIFKERVEKGEDPEKVLDDLGLERYCCRRMFLSHVELIDEIMHYRVY; encoded by the coding sequence TTGATAGTTCCTGTGAGATGTTTCACCTGTGGAAAGGTGATTGGAGATAAATATTACATATTCAAAGAACGTGTGGAAAAAGGGGAAGATCCTGAAAAAGTCTTGGATGACCTTGGACTTGAAAGATACTGCTGTAGAAGAATGTTCCTAAGTCATGTTGAGTTAATAGATGAGATAATGCACTACAGGGTGTACTAA
- a CDS encoding DNA-directed RNA polymerase subunit K codes for MFRYTRFEKARIIGARALQIAMGAPVLINVPEGASPLDAAIVEFEKGIIPITVIRPS; via the coding sequence ATGTTTAGATATACAAGATTTGAAAAGGCGAGAATTATAGGGGCGAGGGCTTTACAGATAGCTATGGGGGCACCAGTACTAATTAATGTTCCAGAAGGTGCTAGTCCATTAGATGCTGCAATAGTGGAATTTGAGAAGGGTATAATCCCAATAACCGTTATAAGACCCAGTTAG
- the rpsB gene encoding 30S ribosomal protein S2 yields the protein MEEYLVPLDQYLAAGVHIGTQQKTKDMKRFIYRVRQDGLYVLDVRKTDERLRAAGKFLAKFDPDRILAVSVRLYGQKPVKKFGEITGARSIPGRFLPGSMTNPLVRNFFEPDVLVVTDPRADHQAMKEAIDIGIPVVALVDTENLLSYVDLAIPTNNKGRKSLALIYWILTREVLFNRGDITSREDFKVPIEEFEMRIGGG from the coding sequence ATGGAAGAATATTTGGTTCCACTCGATCAATACCTTGCTGCAGGTGTTCACATTGGAACGCAGCAGAAAACAAAGGATATGAAGCGCTTTATATATAGGGTTAGACAAGATGGTCTTTACGTTCTAGATGTTAGAAAAACCGATGAAAGACTAAGGGCTGCAGGAAAGTTCCTTGCAAAGTTTGATCCGGATAGAATATTGGCAGTGAGCGTTAGACTTTATGGTCAGAAGCCAGTCAAAAAATTTGGAGAAATTACAGGAGCAAGGTCGATACCTGGAAGATTTTTACCAGGTAGTATGACAAATCCATTGGTTAGGAATTTCTTTGAGCCTGATGTGCTAGTAGTAACAGACCCGAGGGCAGATCACCAAGCCATGAAAGAGGCAATTGATATTGGTATCCCGGTAGTGGCCCTTGTTGACACTGAAAATCTTCTGAGTTATGTGGACTTAGCTATACCTACAAACAATAAAGGGAGAAAATCCTTGGCTCTTATTTACTGGATTTTGACTAGGGAAGTTCTCTTTAACAGAGGCGATATAACAAGCAGAGAAGATTTTAAAGTCCCAATAGAAGAATTTGAGATGAGAATAGGTGGTGGTTGA
- a CDS encoding nitroreductase family protein: MELKDVINRRLSVRYYEDREVEEDKIRDLVKVGIRAPTASGLENWLFVVYKDKNFRKRIHETIYEAHAEYYRAHGLPEEKIEKLRMRIFEKGMYKAPVYIGVFVDKETRFLKGEEYKEIEFLWSIESAAMAIENLMLKAVELELGTCYIGVTSLEKYQKKLRKMTGLDDNWYLVGLIPVGYPAEKIVPRPRRKPLEKVLKVI, translated from the coding sequence ATGGAGTTAAAGGATGTAATAAATAGACGATTATCAGTAAGATATTACGAAGATCGAGAAGTTGAGGAAGATAAGATCAGAGATTTAGTTAAAGTTGGCATAAGGGCTCCTACTGCGAGTGGTCTTGAAAACTGGTTGTTTGTTGTTTACAAAGATAAAAATTTCAGAAAACGAATTCACGAGACGATATATGAAGCTCATGCAGAGTACTACCGTGCACACGGTTTGCCCGAGGAAAAAATAGAAAAACTGAGAATGAGGATATTTGAAAAAGGAATGTACAAAGCCCCAGTTTACATTGGAGTTTTTGTGGATAAAGAAACACGCTTCTTAAAAGGAGAGGAGTACAAGGAAATTGAATTTCTATGGAGCATTGAAAGCGCTGCAATGGCAATAGAAAACCTCATGCTGAAGGCAGTAGAGCTAGAATTGGGAACGTGCTACATAGGAGTTACCAGTTTGGAGAAATACCAAAAAAAGCTCAGGAAAATGACTGGACTTGATGATAATTGGTACCTTGTTGGATTGATCCCTGTAGGGTATCCTGCTGAGAAAATAGTTCCCAGACCAAGAAGAAAACCCCTTGAGAAAGTTCTTAAGGTAATTTAA
- the thiI gene encoding tRNA uracil 4-sulfurtransferase ThiI, whose amino-acid sequence MLNAVIIRYGEIGTKSSKTRRWFESILVNNIKEALLSEGIEYKNVFAKHGRIIVKTNKAEKSVEVLRRVFGIVSLSPAAEIYVELDKIYRTSLKLFRRKMRALELESPRFRVTVRRITKEFPLKSQELAAKVGEYILENEECKVDLKNYDIEVGIELMEGKAYVYVDKFQEFGGLPVGTQGKVMALLSGSIDSSVAAFLMMKRGCEVIPVHIYVGEKTLEKVRKIWNQLKKYHYGGKSDLIVIKPQEREKIIQTLKQLKKENYTCVFCKYMMIKKADEIAREFGAKGIVMGDSLGQVASQTLENMYIVSQASDLPIYRPLVGMDKEEIVAIAKTIRTFELSTLPEDEVPFIPKHPVIRGSWEEFKKLYKTIFGEEPRKRGCQ is encoded by the coding sequence ATGTTAAATGCAGTAATAATCAGATACGGTGAGATAGGCACAAAATCATCGAAAACTAGAAGATGGTTTGAAAGCATTTTGGTCAACAACATAAAGGAGGCCCTCTTAAGTGAGGGCATAGAATACAAGAACGTCTTTGCAAAGCATGGCAGGATTATTGTAAAGACTAACAAAGCGGAAAAAAGTGTGGAAGTTCTTAGGCGGGTTTTCGGTATAGTATCGCTTTCACCTGCTGCTGAAATATACGTAGAGCTGGACAAAATATATAGAACCTCCTTAAAGCTGTTTAGAAGAAAAATGCGGGCACTTGAATTAGAAAGCCCAAGATTCAGAGTAACTGTAAGGAGAATAACCAAGGAATTCCCTCTAAAAAGCCAAGAGTTAGCAGCTAAAGTTGGGGAGTACATATTAGAAAATGAGGAATGTAAGGTGGATTTGAAGAATTATGATATTGAAGTGGGAATTGAGCTAATGGAAGGGAAGGCATACGTCTATGTTGATAAGTTCCAGGAATTTGGTGGCCTTCCAGTAGGAACTCAAGGGAAGGTCATGGCTCTTTTAAGCGGGAGTATAGATTCTTCGGTTGCAGCTTTTCTGATGATGAAGCGTGGATGTGAAGTAATCCCGGTTCATATCTATGTTGGAGAGAAGACCTTGGAGAAGGTTCGAAAGATTTGGAACCAGCTAAAAAAGTACCACTATGGGGGTAAAAGTGACTTAATAGTTATTAAGCCGCAAGAAAGAGAAAAGATTATTCAAACACTAAAACAGCTTAAAAAAGAAAATTATACATGCGTTTTCTGCAAGTATATGATGATTAAAAAAGCGGATGAGATTGCAAGGGAATTTGGAGCAAAAGGAATCGTCATGGGTGATTCTTTAGGTCAAGTGGCATCTCAAACACTCGAAAATATGTATATAGTAAGTCAGGCAAGCGACCTACCAATTTACAGGCCTTTGGTGGGGATGGATAAGGAAGAGATAGTGGCAATCGCAAAGACCATTAGGACATTTGAACTTTCTACACTGCCAGAGGATGAAGTACCGTTTATTCCAAAGCATCCGGTAATAAGAGGCTCTTGGGAGGAGTTCAAAAAGCTTTACAAAACAATCTTCGGTGAAGAGCCGAGGAAAAGGGGATGTCAATGA
- a CDS encoding DUF998 domain-containing protein, protein MKKWVKVLGFSFPFLAFGGIFITIHLNPWFSLTENALSDMGSIKNPIGYFFNFLLILLGFVGMVFGVEMLKEKTVTILFPLGMFSLLLVGIFPEEYKPHSFFALSFYILLFADIFIYGLRKRRKNSSAIAWLLGSPIVFMMMLYLTKVFEGLAIPELVGALFINAWIIYLTLGVEE, encoded by the coding sequence ATGAAAAAGTGGGTAAAAGTGTTGGGATTTTCCTTTCCCTTTCTTGCTTTTGGTGGCATCTTTATCACTATCCACTTGAATCCTTGGTTTTCCCTAACAGAAAATGCCCTTAGTGACATGGGTTCTATTAAAAACCCTATTGGATACTTTTTCAATTTCTTGTTGATTCTTCTTGGCTTTGTAGGGATGGTATTTGGCGTTGAAATGTTAAAGGAAAAAACAGTCACTATCCTCTTTCCCCTTGGCATGTTCTCTTTGTTGCTCGTGGGAATATTCCCCGAAGAGTATAAACCCCATTCGTTTTTTGCGCTATCCTTTTACATTCTGCTCTTCGCGGATATCTTTATCTACGGCTTGAGGAAAAGGAGAAAAAACAGCTCTGCTATTGCATGGCTTCTTGGCAGCCCGATAGTATTCATGATGATGCTTTACCTTACCAAGGTGTTCGAAGGACTTGCCATCCCGGAACTTGTAGGGGCCCTCTTCATAAATGCTTGGATAATATACCTAACCCTGGGGGTGGAAGAGTGA
- a CDS encoding adenine nucleotide alpha hydrolase family protein → MKAVALLSSGIDSPVAIYLMLKKGFTVYPIHFMQSEVNHQKVRRIWMRLKELYPDSLEELIAVDAFEYQKPIFDKLIELKKEKWICIFCKFSMLMKAAEIAKEKNAMVIITGDSLGQVASQTLDNLLIISLATDLPVLRPLIGMDKVEIEKIAKEIGTFEISIEPEESCNFVPRHPIIRGALGEFKKIYREVFGKEC, encoded by the coding sequence GTGAAGGCTGTTGCGCTTCTAAGTTCGGGAATAGACTCTCCTGTGGCAATCTACCTAATGCTCAAAAAAGGTTTTACGGTTTATCCGATCCACTTCATGCAGAGTGAGGTCAATCACCAGAAAGTTAGGAGAATCTGGATGAGACTTAAAGAGCTTTATCCCGACAGTTTAGAAGAACTGATTGCCGTTGATGCCTTTGAATACCAAAAACCCATCTTCGACAAGCTGATAGAGTTGAAAAAAGAAAAGTGGATATGCATTTTTTGCAAATTCAGCATGCTCATGAAAGCCGCAGAGATAGCAAAAGAAAAAAATGCCATGGTAATAATCACCGGAGATTCTCTCGGCCAAGTTGCCTCTCAAACCCTTGATAATCTTTTAATAATAAGCCTTGCAACTGATCTGCCGGTGCTCAGGCCGTTGATAGGAATGGATAAAGTGGAAATCGAGAAAATTGCAAAAGAGATAGGCACGTTTGAGATAAGCATAGAGCCCGAAGAAAGCTGTAATTTCGTGCCGAGGCATCCCATAATAAGAGGGGCTCTCGGCGAGTTCAAAAAGATTTATAGAGAAGTTTTCGGAAAAGAGTGTTGA
- a CDS encoding cysteine synthase family protein → MYFAKLEFFNPFSRSIKDRAVFNMLMKAIERGDINGVRRLFEATSGNVGISLAALSDVLRIGFRAYLPKPTPMTTQILLKVLGAEVVMTDFEVIDPDMVKYVIEEAKKAGAVNLNQFENDDNFDAHYRFTAREIDEQLKSIGKRPDVIIAGIGTSGHIGGIAKYFKERYNTKVIGVVPAKSEKIPGIKRLETKPKWFFKVEIDEVIEITQREAIEGSIQVARKEGLLIGLSSGAVVKAFEKIHDKYLGTTVLIFPDDGFKYVEVFEKYLSEVR, encoded by the coding sequence ATGTATTTTGCCAAGTTGGAGTTCTTTAACCCCTTCAGCAGGAGCATAAAGGACAGAGCAGTTTTTAACATGCTTATGAAAGCCATTGAGCGTGGAGACATTAACGGTGTCAGAAGACTTTTTGAGGCGACTTCCGGCAACGTCGGGATTTCTCTGGCAGCCCTCAGCGACGTTCTGAGAATAGGGTTTAGAGCATACTTGCCAAAGCCGACGCCAATGACTACCCAAATCTTGCTCAAAGTACTCGGTGCGGAGGTAGTTATGACCGATTTTGAGGTCATAGATCCCGACATGGTCAAATATGTCATCGAAGAAGCGAAAAAAGCCGGGGCAGTTAATCTGAACCAATTCGAGAACGACGACAATTTTGATGCCCACTATCGCTTTACTGCCAGAGAAATAGACGAACAGCTGAAAAGCATAGGCAAAAGACCTGACGTTATAATAGCAGGGATAGGCACTTCGGGCCACATAGGTGGAATAGCGAAATATTTCAAGGAACGTTACAACACAAAAGTTATTGGAGTGGTACCGGCCAAAAGCGAAAAGATACCAGGCATAAAAAGGCTTGAAACAAAGCCAAAATGGTTTTTTAAGGTGGAGATTGACGAAGTAATTGAGATTACCCAAAGAGAAGCAATCGAAGGATCAATACAGGTAGCCAGAAAGGAAGGTCTTTTAATAGGCTTGAGTTCGGGCGCAGTAGTTAAGGCCTTTGAGAAAATCCACGATAAGTATCTTGGAACTACGGTTTTGATATTTCCCGACGATGGGTTTAAATACGTTGAAGTCTTTGAAAAATACTTGAGTGAGGTTCGATGA
- a CDS encoding carbohydrate kinase family protein, translating to MIFSIGEVLIDFIAKEEGALKDVIEFEKHPGGAPANVSVGLARLGVKCALISKIGADPFGEFLINALEREGVEIKYISQDIEKHTGIVFVQLIGAKPEFILYDGVAYFNMKPEDMNVDIEGATLIHFGSVLFAREPSRSTLFEILNKAKGKVPISYDVNIRLDLWKGRENAMFKDIEHALKLADIVKIGDEEVEYLQKNGFNLNDFDFKLIAITKGAKGSTIIHRGIKVEVPSYKIKPTDTTGAGDAYMAALLASLSYMNKLKTLEFSKHELEEIGRFSNLVAALSTTKRGAWSVPTLEELKHYGKFQFLP from the coding sequence ATGATATTTTCAATAGGAGAAGTCTTAATAGATTTTATTGCGAAAGAGGAGGGAGCATTAAAAGATGTCATAGAATTCGAAAAACATCCTGGAGGAGCCCCAGCAAATGTTAGCGTTGGATTAGCAAGATTAGGGGTCAAATGTGCCTTGATAAGTAAAATAGGGGCTGACCCCTTTGGAGAATTCCTTATTAATGCTCTTGAACGAGAGGGTGTAGAAATCAAGTATATTTCTCAAGATATTGAAAAACACACAGGAATAGTTTTTGTTCAGTTAATAGGTGCAAAACCAGAATTCATACTTTATGATGGAGTGGCCTATTTCAACATGAAGCCTGAAGATATGAACGTAGATATAGAGGGTGCAACTCTCATTCATTTTGGTAGTGTTCTTTTCGCAAGAGAACCCAGTAGGTCCACATTATTTGAAATACTAAACAAGGCCAAAGGAAAGGTTCCCATTAGTTACGACGTTAACATAAGACTTGATCTTTGGAAAGGAAGAGAAAATGCCATGTTTAAAGATATAGAACATGCTCTAAAACTGGCAGACATAGTGAAAATAGGAGACGAAGAGGTGGAATATTTGCAAAAAAATGGATTCAACCTAAATGACTTTGATTTCAAACTGATTGCAATAACCAAAGGTGCAAAAGGAAGCACAATAATTCACAGGGGAATAAAGGTAGAAGTTCCTTCTTACAAGATAAAGCCCACCGATACAACAGGAGCTGGAGATGCATATATGGCAGCCCTTTTGGCCTCTTTGAGTTACATGAACAAGTTAAAAACACTAGAATTTTCAAAACACGAGCTAGAAGAGATCGGACGTTTCTCAAATTTAGTAGCTGCCCTCTCAACAACAAAAAGAGGAGCCTGGAGCGTGCCCACTTTAGAAGAGCTCAAACATTATGGGAAGTTTCAATTTCTTCCTTAG
- a CDS encoding ABC transporter substrate-binding protein, protein MKAGKMLFSFLLVGVLAVAVVASGCIGGETTTQTTTLEQITLKVIGPWSGAELDAFNEVIKEFEAEHPDIKIEYKTYRAEDLSTILPLQFESGDTPADLIFMWGWFIADMGTKGHVMELGQIINPNEYVPGILDTVTVDGKIYGAPFTAAAKPGFWYRKSFFEEHGLTPPETWDEFVKLLEQIKQIPGIKAPIVSGDSVGWPLSDVTEHFIMTFGGAELQQKLINGEVKWQDPQVRSIFEERLVPLLEAGYFSDPIEWTSAVELWWKGEYALYFMGTWLTGMVDDPTDLGLISLPGVKAMVLAPDYFMVPKYTSHPDEALELAKFIATEGQRIHVGTSSGKLATWKEVTMDDYWEPMKDVAKVVANVESAPDLDDSVGGEWQKAFWDQLKLLWVQPDRLDEVLKTLDEKFPKE, encoded by the coding sequence ATGAAGGCGGGGAAAATGTTGTTTAGTTTTTTGTTGGTAGGAGTTTTGGCAGTAGCAGTTGTGGCAAGTGGGTGTATTGGTGGTGAAACTACCACTCAAACTACAACTTTGGAACAAATTACTTTGAAAGTAATAGGCCCGTGGTCTGGAGCTGAGCTTGATGCTTTCAATGAGGTTATCAAGGAATTTGAAGCTGAGCATCCGGATATAAAGATTGAATACAAGACCTATAGAGCAGAAGACCTTTCGACAATTTTACCATTGCAATTTGAGTCGGGAGATACTCCTGCAGACTTGATCTTCATGTGGGGATGGTTCATTGCAGACATGGGTACGAAAGGCCACGTAATGGAACTAGGCCAAATTATTAATCCAAATGAATATGTTCCTGGAATTTTAGACACAGTTACAGTTGATGGAAAAATCTATGGAGCACCATTTACTGCAGCAGCTAAGCCAGGTTTCTGGTATAGAAAGTCCTTCTTTGAAGAGCATGGTTTAACACCACCAGAAACATGGGATGAATTCGTGAAATTGCTTGAGCAAATAAAACAAATACCTGGAATAAAAGCACCAATAGTTAGTGGAGATAGCGTTGGATGGCCGCTCTCTGATGTAACTGAGCACTTTATTATGACCTTTGGTGGAGCAGAACTCCAACAGAAACTTATAAATGGCGAAGTTAAGTGGCAAGACCCGCAGGTGAGGAGCATATTTGAAGAAAGACTTGTACCACTTCTAGAGGCTGGATATTTCAGTGATCCGATTGAGTGGACGTCTGCTGTAGAGTTATGGTGGAAGGGAGAATACGCACTTTACTTCATGGGAACGTGGTTAACGGGTATGGTAGATGATCCCACTGACCTCGGACTAATATCACTTCCAGGAGTTAAGGCAATGGTTCTCGCCCCAGATTACTTTATGGTACCAAAGTACACAAGTCATCCAGATGAAGCATTAGAACTTGCCAAGTTTATAGCTACAGAAGGACAAAGGATTCACGTTGGTACTAGCTCTGGAAAACTTGCGACATGGAAGGAGGTTACAATGGATGATTACTGGGAGCCAATGAAGGATGTTGCCAAAGTTGTTGCTAACGTTGAGTCAGCACCAGATTTGGATGATAGTGTTGGAGGAGAATGGCAGAAGGCATTCTGGGATCAATTAAAACTTTTATGGGTACAACCAGATAGATTGGATGAGGTTTTGAAGACACTTGATGAAAAGTTCCCAAAAGAATGA
- a CDS encoding carbohydrate ABC transporter permease, whose protein sequence is MRKSKFLTPLFFLLPALILMVPFVIYPVFKTVYLSFFLDDKFVGLENYKNVLLSPDIVNLDRFPNKSPPWGALIHNVVWIAIHLPATVFLGLGIALLLRRKEIKGASIIKSIIFLGMVIPMIVGGLIIRFLFEEGAGVIPAIFKALGIEGLAITWTAYPKTALFAAILGSIWIWTGFSMLMYSAGLASIPKDYYEAALIDGANRFQIFKNVTWPLLKPITIVVVAMTLLWDLKIFDVVYVATGGGPGGASMVLALQMWDYFARALNYNYAAVVAVLLTTLTLIPALWLIRRRD, encoded by the coding sequence ATGAGAAAGTCTAAATTTTTGACTCCTCTCTTTTTTCTTTTACCAGCGTTGATTTTAATGGTTCCATTTGTCATATATCCTGTATTTAAGACTGTATATCTTAGTTTCTTTCTAGATGACAAGTTTGTGGGGTTAGAAAACTATAAAAATGTTCTTTTGAGCCCTGACATTGTAAACCTTGATAGATTTCCCAATAAGTCTCCTCCTTGGGGCGCCCTTATCCATAACGTAGTGTGGATAGCGATTCATCTTCCGGCTACTGTATTTTTGGGATTAGGAATTGCGCTTTTATTAAGGAGGAAAGAAATTAAAGGAGCCTCTATAATCAAGTCAATAATCTTCTTGGGCATGGTAATTCCAATGATTGTAGGGGGATTAATCATCCGCTTTCTTTTCGAAGAAGGCGCTGGTGTTATACCTGCTATATTTAAAGCATTAGGAATTGAAGGGTTAGCAATTACATGGACAGCATACCCAAAAACTGCTCTATTTGCAGCAATTTTGGGTTCAATTTGGATATGGACTGGGTTTAGCATGTTAATGTATTCGGCTGGATTAGCGTCAATACCCAAAGATTACTATGAAGCAGCATTGATAGATGGAGCTAATCGCTTTCAGATATTTAAAAACGTAACATGGCCTCTATTGAAACCAATAACAATTGTGGTTGTTGCAATGACCCTTCTATGGGATCTTAAGATATTTGACGTTGTTTATGTAGCCACGGGTGGTGGTCCTGGTGGTGCTTCAATGGTGCTTGCACTCCAAATGTGGGACTATTTCGCAAGGGCTCTTAACTACAATTATGCTGCAGTGGTGGCAGTTTTGTTGACCACATTAACACTTATCCCAGCTTTATGGTTAATTCGGAGGAGGGATTAA
- a CDS encoding carbohydrate ABC transporter permease: MNIPKYKLKEFIISNSIAWVLGLIWLIPFLGVLMASIRPYREIVSGWWHFSPFTITLKNFVGAFNHPMFPISEGLRNSLIIAIPSTITPLLVAALAAYAFARYSFPIKNYLFVFIVFLMALPQQMTIVPLYFLLRNFHLLNKFQGLILVHSAWGLAWIIFFMRNYFSMLPTDVEEAARIDGASDFKIFYKIVLPMALPGLISAAILQFTWVWSDFFLALVFLQNPEKYVATQRLPLLRGQYFVDWGILTAASIMVMLVPLLVYTLFQKYYISGMIGWSTEK, from the coding sequence ATGAATATACCCAAGTATAAGCTTAAAGAATTCATAATTTCAAACAGTATTGCATGGGTTTTGGGCTTAATCTGGTTAATACCCTTTTTAGGAGTTTTAATGGCCTCAATAAGGCCTTATAGGGAAATAGTAAGCGGATGGTGGCATTTTAGTCCATTTACTATAACTCTAAAGAATTTTGTGGGTGCTTTTAACCATCCAATGTTTCCAATAAGTGAAGGTCTTAGAAATTCTTTGATAATAGCGATCCCTTCAACAATTACACCGCTCTTAGTAGCCGCATTGGCCGCTTATGCTTTTGCGAGATACAGTTTTCCAATAAAAAATTATCTCTTTGTTTTTATAGTTTTTTTAATGGCACTGCCTCAACAGATGACCATAGTGCCTCTATACTTTCTTTTAAGGAATTTCCATCTCTTGAATAAATTTCAAGGATTAATCCTTGTTCATTCTGCTTGGGGATTAGCTTGGATAATCTTTTTTATGAGGAATTACTTCTCAATGCTCCCTACAGATGTTGAAGAAGCTGCAAGGATAGATGGGGCATCTGATTTTAAGATTTTTTATAAAATAGTTCTTCCAATGGCACTTCCAGGATTGATATCTGCAGCAATACTTCAATTTACATGGGTTTGGAGCGACTTTTTCCTAGCCTTGGTTTTTCTGCAAAACCCAGAGAAATATGTGGCTACTCAGAGATTACCCCTTCTTAGAGGGCAATATTTTGTTGATTGGGGCATATTGACTGCTGCATCAATAATGGTGATGTTGGTTCCCTTGCTGGTTTATACATTATTCCAGAAATACTACATAAGTGGCATGATAGGATGGTCTACAGAGAAATGA